The genomic segment AGGAGCCCAAGGAGACGAACCGGCTGCTGCTGGACTTCCTTGGCGGACTGAGCTGATGGAGCCCCGCAGATGAGAACGGTGCACGGACGCCTGCGGCGCGCTATCGCGGCGGTCGCCACCGGCCGCCCCGTCATCGTCGTGGACGACGCGGAGAAGCAGGGATATCTGGTCTTCGCCGCGGATGCCGCGACACCGCAGAGGCTGACCTTCATGATCCGGCACACCTCCGGTTACGTCCGAATCGCGCTGCCCGCCTCGGACTGCGCGCGGCTCAACCTGCCGCCGGTGGGGCACCAAGAGAGCGAGCCGGCCGGTATGACCGCGCAACGCGTGACGGTGGACTTTCGCGAGACGGGCACCGGGATCTCGGCCATCGACCGCGCCCGCACCATCGCCGCCCTCGCCGCCGCCGAGTCCACGGCCGGTGATTTTCGCCGGCCCGGGCATGTGATCCCGGTACAGGCGGGCAAGGACGGCGTCCTCGGCCGTTCGCCCGGCGCTGCGGAGGCGGCACTAGATCTGGCCCGCCTCGCCATGCGCCGTCCTGCCGGTGTGTTGTGTGAGCTTGTGTCTCAACAAAACCCGGCCGGTATGGCAGACCGTCGCGAATCAGCAGCATTTGCCGACTGCCACCGCATACCAATGATCTCGGTCAGCGAACTCGCGACGTACCGGCGTCGGACCGAACCGCAGGTCATGCGGAGGGCGGAGACCACACTGCCGACGGCAGCCGGCACCTTCCGGGTGGTCGGCTACCGAGACGCCCGAGACGGCGGCGAACATCTGGCGGTGATTGCCGGCAGAGCCGGTGCCGATGCACCGATGCCGCTTCACGTCCACGTCGAATGTCTCGGCGGCGATGTGTTCGGATCGCTGGCGTGCGGCTGTGGTGCGGACCTCGCTCATGCGGTCGCCGCGATGCGAGCCGAGGGCACCGGCATGATCATCTACCTGCGCCCACCGGCCGCACGTGCCTGCGGTGTCCTCGCGGGGTCTGCCGCACCGGACATGGTGTCCGAGACCGTTGCATGGATCCTCCGTGACCTCGGTGTGTACACCGTCAAATTGTCCGACGACGCACCGGAATTGGGCTTGCTGATGTTCGGCGCGATTCGCGAGCACGGCCTGCACGTCGAATCCTCCGCCGCGGTGTGGCCCGTGGCAGGCTGAGATATATTCTGGCACAACGGGATCGCAGGGGAGAAGTGATGACGCATCCGGATCTGGCCGGAAAATCCGCGATTGTGACCGGCGCCGGTGCCGGCATCGGGCTGGCCATTGCCAAGCGGCTTGCCGCGGAGGGCTGCCACGTCTTGTGCGCGGACATCAACGGTGACTCTGCACTGGCCGCGGCGTCCGAGTTGGGCGGCGACGCGGTCGGTCATCGCGTCGATGTCAGCGACGAGGCGCAGGTGATCGGCATGGTCGAGGCGTGCGTTGCGGCCTTCGGTGGCGTCGACATGCTCGTCGCCAACGCCGGCGTCGTGCATTTCGCCCCGGTGCTGGAAACGAGGGTCGACGACTTCGACCGGGTGATCGGGATCAACCTGCGCGGTGCATGGCTGTGCACCAAGCACGCCGCCCCTCGCATGGTCGAGCGCGGCGGCGGCGCCATCGTCAACATGTCCTCGCTTGGCGGACAGGTGGCAGCGGCGGGGACGGCCGCATACGGGATGTCGAAGGCGGGAATCATTCACCTCAGTCGCATCACCGCCGCCGAACTCCGCTCGGCCAACGTGCGGTCCAATGCGTTGCTACCCGCATTCGTCGATACCCCGATGCAACAGACCGCGATGACGATGTTCGACGAGGCTCTGGGCGCGGGCGGGGCCAGCACCATGATCGGACGCCTTCAGGGCCGGATGGCCGGTCCCGACGAGATGGCCGGTGTGGTCGCCTTTCTGCTCTCCGACGACGCGTCGATGATCAACGGGACGGCGCAGGTGGCGGACGGCGGAACACTCGCAGCACTGTGGTGATCGGCCTTCTCGCCGGGTTACTCGGGAGCGTCGGCCTGGCTGGTCAGGATCGCCAGGGCAATCGTGGTCATCTCCTGTGCGACGTCCGTGCGGCGGGTGAGATGCCAAGTCCGCGAGACATCTTCGATGAAGCTGACGGCAGCGGCGACCAGTAGTCGGGCTTGTGCAACGGTGGTTTGCGGGACCAGGGTACGGACCAGGTCTATCCACAGGCCGTCGCGGTCGGCCTGGTTCTTGGTGAAGCTGTCGCGAACCTCGTCCGAAGCCGAGGACAGTTCGGTGATCGACACCGAGACCAGGTCAGGATCGTCGAGGCTGATTCGTACCCGCCCGGCGACGAGATCGTGAAGACGCTGCGATGCAGAGACATTCGAGCGGAGCACGCGGATGGACTCCAGGGCCGACCACTCGTCGAGCCGCCGCACCAGGGCGTCTAGGATGGCTTGCTTGGAGGAGAACGAACGGTACAGGCCAGGCCCCGCGATGCCGACGGTCTTTCCGATATCGGCGGTGCTGACCGCGGGATAACCACGGGCACGGAACAATTGGGCGCCCGCCGCCAGCAGCGTCTCGTACCGGGAGAATGAGGCTGCCTCACGGGCACCTGTGCCCTCGATCGGCTCGAGTGCACCGACGGCTGGAGTGCGCGCGGCCGCCATGCACGCGCGGTACAACAGTTCCCTGAGTTCGGCGCCGGGCAGGGTGAGGGTATGGCGCCCAAGGCTTGTCAGTGTGCTCGACACCGCCCATGCGCGCAGCTCGACGTGCGGTGGGCTCAGCTCTGGCATCTCCAGCCGGACCCCGGATTGCATGCTGGCCACGATCGCGTTGATCCGGCCGCGTACTTCGGTCCGGTCGTGATCGGTGAGATAGCGGGCCTCGCGTTGCCACAGCACGGTCAGTGCTCGGGTCTCGACCGCGGCGGCGATCAAATCCGGCAATTCATCGTGCAGGGGACGGGCGGTCGACGTGGGCGTGCGACCTTCGGGATTGCGAACGCTCTGGTATTCGTCCTGCGCGTTCAGGATCACCGCGGTCAGCAGGGCTTGCTTGTTGTCGTAATGGCGATACAGGGCGCGAGCCGTCACCCCGGCCGCTTCGGCAATCTCCTCCAGCTTGACCGAGTGGAAGCCGCGGTCGATGAACAGCCGCGCGGCCTGGTCGAGGATCTGCTTCTTACGGTCCTTCGGCCTGCGCCTGACGGCTGGGACGGTTGGCTGCATCGCTGAGCGTCCCCCCTTCTCGCCGGATGGCAATATCCTCGCAGATCTGCGCGAGGGAGATGTTGGAACGTAACAAAAAAGTACATCGATATGGGAAAGTGCATCGTTTCATGGATTATTCGAGAACACGAGCGCCCACAAACATGTTATCGGCTATAGACATAGGTATCCATCCCGCGTACTCTCGCCAAGGTGATCGGTCGTCTCGACGCGACGGTGAAGTCATCTGGCGGGACTTCGCTGACCCGCCTGCCGGCGGTTGTGGGCGGTACCGCCCGGGTGGGAAGCGGCCTGCACGAACCCGACACCGGCGATCTCGTTGCGGGCGTGCAGCAGGCTGTCGATCGACTCATCCAGGCGTCGTCGGTGCAGGAGCTCTTCGCGCTCGCGGCAGCAGCGGCCGCCCGCATCGGATTCACCCGGGTGCTGTTTTCCAGACTTGATCACGGAACCTGGCTGGCTCACAACGCCTATACCGCTGATGATCCCGATTTCGCCGAGCAGTTGGTGGCATTCGGAACCGCCCACTCCCGACGGTTGGGTGGCCAGCTTCTGGAATCCGAGATGTTGCTCAGCGGAACCCCAATCCTGGTGTGCGACGCGCAATCGCACCCCCGGGTCTTTCGCAAGCTTGTGCGGTTCACCCGCACCACGGACTATGTCGCCGCGCCGGTGCAGGCGTGGGGTGCCGCGGTGGCGATGATCCATGCCGACCGGTATCCCGACCGCAGTGTCCAGGAGATCGACCGGCGGCTGCTCGGCCTGTTCGCGGGTGGCCTCGGCCTGGCCATCGAACGCGCCCAACTCGCAGACCGGCTGAAAGTGATCAACCAGGCATCGGCCTCGCTTGGGGAGCGGTTGACTGACGACGGCACGGCGGCTCAGCCGGAGTCCCCGCCCCGGTTGGCCGCGGTGTCGTCGTTGCCGCGGGCGGAACGCGCCACCGAGCGGCTCTCACCGCGCGAATGGGATGTGTTGCGCAGCATCGCCCTCGGCAAGACCAACGCTCAGATTGCCACCAGCCTGTTCCTGACCGAGAACACGGTGAAGGTTCACGTCAAGCGGATCCTGCGGAAACTGGGCGCTGCCAACAGGACTGAGGCGGCGGCGCTGTATCACCGGCTCACCCGTCGCGGTCCGTGCGACTAGGTTCGGACGACTGAGGGGCCCAGGGTTTCGTAGCGACGGGCCTCGGTGAGGGACAGTTCCGTTCCGGTCACGATCGAGTCGAAATCGCTGACGTCGGCGAATCGGCAGAAACTGCTGACACCGAATTTCGTATGCGCGGCCACCAGAATCCGGCGGCGGGCGACCTTGACGGCCGTGTGTTTGACCGCAGCCACCGCGGGGTCCGGTGTGGTAAGGCCGTGCTCGGGCGAAATGCCGTTGGTGCCAAGGAAAGCGACGTCGATCACCAATCCGCCGAGCATGTCGGTCGCCCAATGATCCACCGTCGCCAGGGTGCGGCCCCGCATCCGTCCGCCGAGCAGCAGGACCGTCACCGTCTCACTGTGCGCCAGCGCCTCGGCCGCCAGTAGGGAGGACGTCACGACCGTCAGCTCCTGATCGGCGAGGCGCTCAGCGATCAGACGCGGCGTGAAACCCTCGTCCAGATACACCGTTTCGGCCCCGTGTAACAGTTCGGTGGCGCCACCGGCGATGCGGTGCTTCTCGGCCAGATCCACCTGGCTGCGGTACTCGACGGTCGATTCGAATGCCGCGGTTTCCAGCGGGATGGCCCCGCCGTGGACGCGCTTGAGCATGCGGCGGCCGGCGAGCACCTTCAGATCGCGGCGGATCGTCTCGGCCGCGACGTCGAGCTCCTCGGCCAGCGCGGCGACCTCGACCCGCCCGCGGGTGCGGGCGAACTCGACGATGCGGCCTTGGCGGGTGTCCGAATCCACGTCGGTATTCTCACCCGGCGGTGTTGCCGAGCACCGCCCGGATCTCCTCGGCGCTCGTCGCGTCGCGAAGCCGGGCAACCTGCTCGGAGTTCAGGAACACCCCGGCGATCTTGGTCAGCAACGCCATGTGGTCCTTTCCGGCACCGGCGATGCCGACGACGAACTCGGCCGGCTTGCCGTTCCAGTCGATCGGTTCGGCGTAGCGCACGAACGAGATTCCCGTGCGCCGGATGGAATCCTTGGCCTCGTTGGTGCCGTGCGGGATCGCCAGGCCGTTACCCATGTAAGTGG from the Mycolicibacterium crocinum genome contains:
- a CDS encoding 3,4-dihydroxy-2-butanone-4-phosphate synthase, which produces MRTVHGRLRRAIAAVATGRPVIVVDDAEKQGYLVFAADAATPQRLTFMIRHTSGYVRIALPASDCARLNLPPVGHQESEPAGMTAQRVTVDFRETGTGISAIDRARTIAALAAAESTAGDFRRPGHVIPVQAGKDGVLGRSPGAAEAALDLARLAMRRPAGVLCELVSQQNPAGMADRRESAAFADCHRIPMISVSELATYRRRTEPQVMRRAETTLPTAAGTFRVVGYRDARDGGEHLAVIAGRAGADAPMPLHVHVECLGGDVFGSLACGCGADLAHAVAAMRAEGTGMIIYLRPPAARACGVLAGSAAPDMVSETVAWILRDLGVYTVKLSDDAPELGLLMFGAIREHGLHVESSAAVWPVAG
- a CDS encoding glucose 1-dehydrogenase, yielding MTHPDLAGKSAIVTGAGAGIGLAIAKRLAAEGCHVLCADINGDSALAAASELGGDAVGHRVDVSDEAQVIGMVEACVAAFGGVDMLVANAGVVHFAPVLETRVDDFDRVIGINLRGAWLCTKHAAPRMVERGGGAIVNMSSLGGQVAAAGTAAYGMSKAGIIHLSRITAAELRSANVRSNALLPAFVDTPMQQTAMTMFDEALGAGGASTMIGRLQGRMAGPDEMAGVVAFLLSDDASMINGTAQVADGGTLAALW
- a CDS encoding TetR/AcrR family transcriptional regulator — its product is MQPTVPAVRRRPKDRKKQILDQAARLFIDRGFHSVKLEEIAEAAGVTARALYRHYDNKQALLTAVILNAQDEYQSVRNPEGRTPTSTARPLHDELPDLIAAAVETRALTVLWQREARYLTDHDRTEVRGRINAIVASMQSGVRLEMPELSPPHVELRAWAVSSTLTSLGRHTLTLPGAELRELLYRACMAAARTPAVGALEPIEGTGAREAASFSRYETLLAAGAQLFRARGYPAVSTADIGKTVGIAGPGLYRSFSSKQAILDALVRRLDEWSALESIRVLRSNVSASQRLHDLVAGRVRISLDDPDLVSVSITELSSASDEVRDSFTKNQADRDGLWIDLVRTLVPQTTVAQARLLVAAAVSFIEDVSRTWHLTRRTDVAQEMTTIALAILTSQADAPE
- a CDS encoding helix-turn-helix transcriptional regulator, translated to MIGRLDATVKSSGGTSLTRLPAVVGGTARVGSGLHEPDTGDLVAGVQQAVDRLIQASSVQELFALAAAAAARIGFTRVLFSRLDHGTWLAHNAYTADDPDFAEQLVAFGTAHSRRLGGQLLESEMLLSGTPILVCDAQSHPRVFRKLVRFTRTTDYVAAPVQAWGAAVAMIHADRYPDRSVQEIDRRLLGLFAGGLGLAIERAQLADRLKVINQASASLGERLTDDGTAAQPESPPRLAAVSSLPRAERATERLSPREWDVLRSIALGKTNAQIATSLFLTENTVKVHVKRILRKLGAANRTEAAALYHRLTRRGPCD
- a CDS encoding DeoR/GlpR family DNA-binding transcription regulator is translated as MDSDTRQGRIVEFARTRGRVEVAALAEELDVAAETIRRDLKVLAGRRMLKRVHGGAIPLETAAFESTVEYRSQVDLAEKHRIAGGATELLHGAETVYLDEGFTPRLIAERLADQELTVVTSSLLAAEALAHSETVTVLLLGGRMRGRTLATVDHWATDMLGGLVIDVAFLGTNGISPEHGLTTPDPAVAAVKHTAVKVARRRILVAAHTKFGVSSFCRFADVSDFDSIVTGTELSLTEARRYETLGPSVVRT